The nucleotide sequence TACGGCAGGGCAATACCTTGGAGAATGGGAATTTTACAACTTAATGCTTTTAGAAGATGCTACCGGCTATGCGACTGAATACATTGGATACGGCATAACATACAAGGTAAAAGAAGCAACCACTCGATTGTTGTCTGTCCCTGACGGGGCAGAATCAATATCATCAGATGTCGCTGCCTATAACGGAGTGGCAAAGGTTTACAAAGTTGTAACAATAGACAGCGGGTATCCGGTATATGTCGATACCGAAGTGGATGCAGTTGTTGAAAATCTACTTGAAATACAAAACGCAGATACGCTGTCTGTCGCGTTTATGGCAGACTTCCATTACGGCGAAGAATATTCTACCTACCCCGGAGTGGACAACAGAGCTTGCTCTGATCATGCCTTAATATCAGTCAGCGAAATTGCAAAAAAAACCGCCATCGACTATTTGGTTTTGGGCGGTGATTATGTACTTAATAATACAATCAATACAACCAAAACGACTTGCTTCCAGCAGATAGCGGCCTTTCGGGAAGCGGTAAGTAAATACGCCGGGAATGCCCCTCGGTTCTGGCTGAAGGGCAATCACGATGTTAACCCACGGGAAACCGATGGCGTTGCTGACCACCCCGAAGAAAGGCTGACAAATACTGAATTTTACATTAGGACAGGGGGCAAAGCGGATACCGGCAATGTGATAGTAAACCCTGCCGAAAAGGAAAAATCTTATGGCTATATCGACTTCCCATCGCAAAAAATCAGGGCGATATTCCTAAACACTGACAGCCATTTAGACTATGACGCTATCACAATCAATTCACATGGTTTTAATGCGGAGCAGTTAGTATGGTTGTTTTCCACCGCTTTTGACTTTTCCGGGAAAGCCGTGCCAACGGACTGGGCGACTGTGCTTTTTAGCCATGTGCCGGTACAGGTTACTACAAATTATGCTGATTTGCTGGCGGGGTTGCTGGCTCTCGATGCAGGGGGGACGCACACTTACAATAGCGTGGAGTATGATTATTCCGCGCAGGGTGCGGTTGCCGTCGTTGCCTGCATTGCCGGTGACGTTCACTACAGCTATTCTACCAGCGCGGATGGAGTGCTGAAAATCTCAACACAGAATATAAGTATTAGCTCGACAACTTACAATAACCCGCCGGAAGGGGCAGAGAAAAATACCAAAGTTGCAGGCACGGCAGATGAAACATCCTACGACATTTTTACCGTGGACAGGGCAAGCGGCAAACTCTATGCCACCAGGTACGGTGCAGGCGTAGATAGGGTATGGGATATTTAACTAACGGAATAGCATTTGTTAAAAACTCACCACTCGAAAGGGGTGGTTTTTTTATGACAGCACCAAAAAACATCAGGTTTGCGCTTTCAGAGCCACGGCGGGCAATAGCGAACAGGGCAATCAAAAACATCAAGGACGTACTCGGAGTACCGATTGTCAATCCTATTGCAGACCCGCCCGCCGACACATACGACCGCATTGTTGATTTAGCAGCCAACGGCAGTTTCACCAACGGTACGACAGGATGGTATGTCACCACCAGCGGCGGGACGATAGAGGTTAGCACCGACCACAGCTCTTACTCTTTGTCGAATACCTCCGCGAACAAGACAACCTACGCCCGGCAGGACATAGCTTTGCCAGCAGGGGACAAGGTGTTCATCCGCGCCCGGTGTTGGCTTGACTCCGGCTCACTGACAAGCAACATATTTATGTCCATCGGCATTGCTGGCAGTATGGGGACGGTTGTCAAGACCTTTGCAGACGCTTCCCTAGGTGCAGAGTGGCGATACACCA is from Pseudomonadota bacterium and encodes:
- a CDS encoding metallophosphoesterase → MRLRDGSIIVCDCGAELNPEIVTAADFITYADGVATCSNCSASGEVELPVSETDLSTIDTEELELFEEHNKDNGGYRELGTLPYVFTDTDLKLVKVDLVSELGDADIFIETQNKLDWQSVSTPTSYSATNVKVLAKTATGFTAKRKTTGATGYLYRVSAFIPVKPSTSYQITMNFAPDYGPAIYVFENGVNITTGAGNANGIVHSQFATAEGTSQVELRIGLGSGDTAGQYLGEWEFYNLMLLEDATGYATEYIGYGITYKVKEATTRLLSVPDGAESISSDVAAYNGVAKVYKVVTIDSGYPVYVDTEVDAVVENLLEIQNADTLSVAFMADFHYGEEYSTYPGVDNRACSDHALISVSEIAKKTAIDYLVLGGDYVLNNTINTTKTTCFQQIAAFREAVSKYAGNAPRFWLKGNHDVNPRETDGVADHPEERLTNTEFYIRTGGKADTGNVIVNPAEKEKSYGYIDFPSQKIRAIFLNTDSHLDYDAITINSHGFNAEQLVWLFSTAFDFSGKAVPTDWATVLFSHVPVQVTTNYADLLAGLLALDAGGTHTYNSVEYDYSAQGAVAVVACIAGDVHYSYSTSADGVLKISTQNISISSTTYNNPPEGAEKNTKVAGTADETSYDIFTVDRASGKLYATRYGAGVDRVWDI